In Phormidium ambiguum IAM M-71, one DNA window encodes the following:
- a CDS encoding c-type heme family protein: MPANKSSHSQKSTLGKKLNITLFFIFCLGMTLSGITFATLISYEAYKQTLSKSLLLLHSLNAVQSYTAKELRPQVQQHLKNKGVLPQIVPSYAANKVFENLRQSDESYNSFSYKYAMLNTNKIQDKADEFERNIIEQFRQTRTVKQLEGFRYINNDYFFYVARPLIIAKSANDHIEIVGTQIVFVPIIKTVQNFGILFARAWGVMAIILLIAILMINFWLRRHIIKSIRKITQVAEAVSTGDMNAEFEKVSDDEIGSLVEAFTRIKMSLAMAIEKFEQYRIKSRNTGNSRKIEPENITPRLRE; this comes from the coding sequence ATGCCAGCAAACAAATCATCACACTCCCAAAAATCGACTTTAGGTAAAAAGCTGAACATTACCTTATTTTTTATATTTTGTTTAGGCATGACTTTAAGCGGAATAACTTTCGCTACCCTTATAAGTTATGAAGCTTATAAACAAACGCTTTCAAAATCTTTGTTACTGCTCCATTCTTTGAATGCTGTCCAATCTTATACGGCTAAAGAACTAAGACCACAGGTTCAGCAACACTTAAAAAATAAAGGAGTTTTGCCACAGATTGTCCCTAGTTATGCAGCAAACAAAGTGTTTGAGAATTTACGTCAATCTGACGAATCATATAATAGCTTTTCTTACAAATATGCAATGCTTAATACCAATAAGATTCAGGATAAAGCTGATGAATTTGAAAGAAATATTATAGAACAATTTCGTCAAACTAGAACAGTTAAGCAATTAGAAGGGTTTCGTTATATTAATAATGATTATTTTTTTTATGTTGCCCGTCCGTTAATCATAGCAAAATCAGCCAACGATCATATTGAGATAGTTGGTACTCAAATTGTCTTTGTCCCAATTATTAAAACAGTACAAAACTTTGGGATATTATTTGCTAGAGCTTGGGGAGTTATGGCTATAATTTTGCTGATAGCTATACTGATGATAAATTTTTGGCTTAGACGACATATTATTAAATCAATAAGAAAAATTACTCAAGTTGCAGAAGCAGTGAGTACTGGCGATATGAATGCCGAATTTGAGAAAGTATCTGATGATGAAATCGGGAGTTTAGTAGAAGCATTTACACGCATAAAAATGAGTTTAGCAATGGCAATCGAAAAGTTTGAACAGTATCGTATTAAAAGCCGTAATACTGGAAATTCCAGAAAAATAGAACCTGAAAATATTACACCACGCCTACGAGAGTAA
- a CDS encoding MinD/ParA family ATP-binding protein yields MSKIVSIHSYRGGTGKSNSTANIATAVALKGYRVGIVDADIQSPGIHILFGLNPEKIDRTLNDFLWGQCAIADAAYNVTSVLKDQAAANSKIYLIPSSIKVNDISRILRERFDIETLLDGFQSLIKDLNLDYLFIDTHPGLNQETLISLTTSDIVLLILRPDQQDFQGTAVMVDVARKLRVPNLLLMINKALKEYDFEDLRQQVEQTYKAPVVGILPESEDMLRLASSSIFYLKYPQHPVSQAVEKIAQKIIF; encoded by the coding sequence ATGTCCAAAATTGTTTCCATTCACTCCTATCGAGGCGGTACTGGCAAATCCAATTCAACTGCTAATATTGCCACAGCAGTTGCTCTTAAAGGTTATCGGGTTGGCATTGTCGATGCTGATATTCAATCCCCCGGCATTCATATTCTGTTTGGACTTAATCCAGAAAAAATCGATCGCACATTGAACGATTTTCTCTGGGGTCAATGTGCGATCGCTGATGCTGCCTACAATGTTACCTCCGTACTCAAAGACCAAGCGGCTGCTAATAGCAAAATTTACTTAATACCTTCTAGTATCAAAGTAAACGATATTTCCCGCATATTACGCGAACGTTTTGATATTGAAACGCTGTTAGATGGTTTCCAAAGTTTAATCAAAGACCTCAATCTTGACTACTTATTTATTGATACCCATCCCGGTTTAAATCAAGAAACTTTAATATCTTTAACTACCTCTGATATTGTTCTATTAATTCTCCGACCCGATCAGCAAGATTTTCAAGGTACTGCCGTTATGGTAGATGTAGCACGGAAACTTCGAGTACCTAACTTACTACTAATGATTAATAAAGCACTTAAAGAATACGATTTTGAAGATCTTCGCCAGCAAGTTGAACAAACTTACAAAGCTCCAGTTGTAGGTATTCTTCCTGAATCAGAAGATATGCTAAGACTTGCTAGCAGCAGTATTTTTTATCTTAAATATCCTCAGCATCCTGTAAGTCAAGCTGTGGAGAAAATTGCCCAAAAAATTATTTTTTAA
- a CDS encoding cyclic nucleotide-binding domain-containing protein, which translates to MTKVLIEQLSKSDISWMIANGDRQKVASGTVLIRQQRTIETFYIVLEGTLSVTIKANQGSALASAFAALENSASLEEEIAQFSSGEVLGEMSFFKVIPSAITVKAIENSVVLAFPYQKLLARLQQDSEFASRFYQAIAILLLNRFERLVRKFTLKRNLKIPPLQDVPLLFGELNDSDIDWIIQNSQIEECATGRILIQGGQSVEKIYILLRGTVSVSFTEDNTSSINRLFSILESEDNINPSPGYEISQISKGEILGDTALIKASLSNYSYKALENLQLLAIKKQHLLVKLQQNPAMASRFYRVIAMLFSARLQGLISRLGYGRSSYQVGQKLSEKVSYADEIDLNAIDNLTIGGARFNWMLRRLKVLF; encoded by the coding sequence ATGACAAAAGTTTTGATCGAACAATTGAGCAAAAGTGATATTAGCTGGATGATCGCTAATGGCGATCGTCAAAAAGTTGCTTCTGGTACTGTATTAATTCGACAACAAAGAACCATTGAAACTTTTTATATAGTTCTTGAAGGTACTCTCAGCGTAACGATTAAAGCTAACCAAGGAAGTGCTTTAGCTAGCGCCTTTGCTGCTTTAGAAAATTCCGCTAGTTTAGAAGAGGAAATTGCTCAATTTTCTAGTGGCGAAGTCTTAGGTGAAATGTCTTTTTTTAAGGTTATTCCATCAGCAATTACCGTTAAAGCTATAGAAAATTCAGTTGTTCTAGCTTTCCCGTATCAAAAGCTTCTAGCGAGATTACAGCAAGATTCAGAATTTGCCTCTCGCTTTTATCAGGCGATCGCAATTTTACTGTTGAACCGCTTTGAACGCCTAGTGAGAAAATTTACTCTAAAACGTAATTTAAAAATTCCACCTTTGCAAGATGTTCCTTTACTATTTGGTGAATTAAACGATAGCGATATTGACTGGATAATTCAAAACAGTCAAATAGAAGAATGTGCTACAGGTAGAATTTTAATTCAAGGAGGTCAATCAGTAGAAAAAATTTATATATTATTACGGGGAACAGTATCAGTTTCTTTTACTGAGGATAACACTAGTTCAATTAACCGACTTTTTTCAATTTTAGAAAGCGAAGATAATATAAATCCTTCACCTGGATACGAAATAAGCCAAATTAGTAAAGGAGAGATTTTGGGCGACACAGCTTTAATTAAAGCTAGTTTGTCAAATTATAGTTATAAAGCTTTGGAAAATTTACAACTTTTAGCAATAAAAAAACAGCATTTATTAGTCAAACTTCAGCAAAACCCTGCTATGGCTTCCCGGTTTTATCGAGTGATTGCGATGTTGTTTTCAGCAAGGCTTCAAGGATTAATTAGCAGATTAGGTTACGGCAGAAGTTCATATCAAGTAGGGCAAAAGTTATCGGAAAAAGTTTCTTATGCGGATGAGATTGATTTGAATGCGATCGATAATTTAACAATAGGCGGTGCTAGATTTAATTGGATGTTGAGACGCTTAAAAGTGCTGTTTTAA
- a CDS encoding DUF4278 domain-containing protein, producing MKLLYRGNHYESASQKIETVKTEIIACFRGQKYQINRPALQNISQKSMCLKYRGVPYLSEPRSTVSRENILKNQKLIGVS from the coding sequence ATGAAACTACTCTATCGCGGCAATCACTACGAATCAGCATCTCAAAAAATCGAAACCGTTAAAACAGAAATTATTGCCTGTTTTCGTGGACAAAAGTATCAAATTAATCGTCCTGCTTTACAGAACATTTCTCAAAAGTCAATGTGTTTAAAATATCGTGGTGTTCCATATCTATCTGAACCAAGATCAACTGTAAGTCGAGAAAACATTTTAAAAAATCAAAAATTGATCGGTGTTAGTTAA